The sequence CCTGGGTCGGGGGCACGAGGACGGACCACCACGTCAAGGGCTTCAGCATCGGCGGCGACTTTGTCGAAAGGGCGTTCGTCATCAACATCGACGAGCCGCGCGAGCTGGAGGGGACCAACCGGTTCGCCAACCCGCAGGAGCACCTGCTGGCCGCGCTCAACGCGTGCATGATGGTCGGATACTCCGCCGTCGCCGCGCTGATGGGGATCACGCTCACCAAGCTGGAGGTGGAAACCACGGGGGACATCGATCTCCGTGGTTTCCTCGGGATCAGCGACCGCGTCGCGCCGGGGTACGTCGA comes from Phycisphaeraceae bacterium and encodes:
- a CDS encoding OsmC family protein, whose translation is MSTLTTRSKPTPAASSSVVNGIDVAHLQASIEAIKAEPAKGKTTWHINSSWVGGTRTDHHVKGFSIGGDFVERAFVINIDEPRELEGTNRFANPQEHLLAALNACMMVGYSAVAALMGITLTKLEVETTGDIDLRGFLGISDRVAPGYVELDQVVRIAGNATAEQFTRLHEIVRSTSPNFFNITRAIPTNSRMIVE